The genomic interval GTAATTTATGAAAAAGATCGCTGTAGTAGGTTTAGGTTATGTAGGATTACCCCTTGCTCTTACTTACACACTCTACGGAGTAAAAGTATACGGAATTGACATTAACAAGAATTACATTGAAAAATTAAAAAATGGAAAAACGCACGTATATGAAGTATACAAAGG from Caldisericaceae bacterium carries:
- a CDS encoding UDP-N-acetyl-D-mannosamine dehydrogenase; this encodes MKKIAVVGLGYVGLPLALTYTLYGVKVYGIDINKNYIEKLKNGKTHVYEVYKG